Sequence from the Onthophagus taurus isolate NC unplaced genomic scaffold, IU_Otau_3.0 ScKx7SY_15, whole genome shotgun sequence genome:
agaattatgatatgatatgtatgctAAATTGAAGCATAAgaattctagtttatgatgatGTATAAAACGTATTAgatgatattattgaaatttccaggaaaaaattgtttaagaggaaattgtcaaattataaatcaaaaataaaacgaaattttcaaaaaaccatatcaGCCGAGTTTTTacgaattatgatatgatatgtatgttaaattgaagcttaaagatttcaaattatgatgtgatataaaaagtattagttaatattattgaaatttccatgAAAAAACTGCTTAAgaggaaattgtcaaattataaatcaaaaattatacgcaatttttaaaaaaccatattagccgtgtttttaagaattatgagatGATGTGTGTGTCAAATTGAAGCACAAgaattctaatttatgatgatgtataaaatgtattagatgatatcattgaaatttccaggaaaagaTTGTTTAAGacgaaattgtcaaattataaatcaaaaataaaacgaaattttcaaaaaaccatagCAGACGAGTTTTTaggaattatgatatgatatgtatgtcatattgaagcatgaatattctagtttatgatgatatataaaaagtattagataatattattgaaatttccaggaaaaacttgtttaagagtaaattgtcaaattataaatcaaaaataaaacgaaattttcaaaaaaccatatcagccgtgtttttaagaattatgatatgatatgtatgccAAATTGAAGCATAAgaattctagtttatgatgatGTATAAAACGTATTAgatgatattattgaaatttccaggaaaaaattgtttaagaggaaattgtcaaattataaatcaaaaataaaacgaaattttcaaaaaaccatatcaGCCGAGTTTTTacgaattatgatatgatatgtatgttaaattgaagcttaaagatttcaaattatgatgtgatataaaaagtattagttaatattattgaaatttccatgAAAAAACTGCTTAAgaggaaattgtcaaattataaatcaaaaattatacgcaatttttaaaaaaccatatcagccgtgtttttaagaattatgagatGATGTGTGTGTCAAATTGAAGCACAAgaattctaatttatgatgatgtataaaatgtattagatgatatcattgaaatttccaggaaaagaTTGTTTAAGacgaaattgtcaaattataaatcaaaaataaaacgaaattttcaaaaaaccatatcaGCTGagtatttaagaattatgatatgatatatatgtcaaattgaagcataaggattctagtttatgatgatgtataaaaagtattagatgatattattcaaattttcgggaaaaaaatttttaagaggaaattgtcaaattataaatcaaaaataaaacgaaattttcaaaaaaccatattAGCCGAgcttttaagaattatgatatgatatgtatgtcaaattaaagcataagaattctagtttatgatgatgtataaaaagtattagatgatatcattgaaatttccaggaaaaaattgtttaagagaaaattgtcaaattataaataaacaataaaacgaaattttcaaaaaaccatatcagccgtgtttttaagaattatgatatgatatatatgtcaAATTGTAGCATAAGgactctagtttatgatgatGTATGAAAAGTATTAGATGATATAATTGAAATATCcattaaaataatgtttatgagaaaattgtcaaattataaatcaaaaataaaacgaaattttcaaaaaaccatattagccgtgtttttaagaattatgatatgatatgtatgtcaaATTGAAGCATAAGGATGCTAGTTTATGatgatgtataaaaagtattagatgatattattgaaatttccaggaaaaaattgtttaagaggaaattgtcaaattataaatcaaaaataaatcgaaattttcaaaaaaccatattagccgtgtttttaagaattatgatatgatatgtatgtcaaATTGAAACATAAgaattctagtttatgatgatatataaaaagtattacatgatattattgaaatttccaggaaaaaattgtttaagaggaaattgtcaaattatgaatcaaaaataaaacgaaattttcaaaaaaccatattagccgtgtttttaagaattatgatatgatatgtatgtcaaATTGAAGCATAAGGATGCTAGTTTATGATGATGTATGAAAAGTATTAgatgatattattgaaatttccaggaaaaaattgtttaagagtaaattgtcaaattataaatcaaaaataaaacgaaattttcaaaaaaccatattacccgtgtttttaagaattatgatatgatatgtatgtcaaATTGAAACATAAgaattctagtttatgatatgatataaaaactataagctaatattattgaaatttccaggaaaaagttattaaaaaagaaattgtcaaagtattaaatcaaaaataaaatgaaattttcaaaaaatcatagtgTATGTGTTtgtaagaatcatgatatgatatctatatgttaaattgatgcTTAGAGATTCTAccttatgatgtgatataaaaactataagataatattactgaaatttccaggaaaaagttattaaagaaaaagttgtcaaattaataaatcaaattaataatgaaattaaaaaaaaaattaagcttaaagattctagattATGAACCGGTGTTCGGATTAATCGTGGTTGTGgtttatacattttataaaaattaatttatgtattttaacaacaaattctTTACATACTTCGCCACGCCTAATttcttttcgaaaaaaaatcgctCCCTCTTTCTTCTAAATAATCAGGTGAGAATGCAGTAAACGACAATGGAACCAGGTAGATAGAACTCTATGAACAACATTACTACATTACAACAAATACTAAATGGATATTTTGACCACAAGGTATACATAAGTATACCAGGATGTAAAGAACCAAAGATTTAAGATCTATAATAGACTACATCATAATATAACAAAATCCAGCAATAGAAGTACATGACGTAAAAGTCTGGAGAGGAGCGACATGTGGGTTGGATCACTTTCTGCTTAAATTGCGTTTTGACATGAAATATGGAAAACAGGAAGAGAAAAGTACAGAGAAGGCAAAACTGGAAACGACAACGAGAAACTACTACAATATAGACAGCTTGAAAACCGACTCTACAAACTACGATTAGCACAGAAGCTGAAGCGACAAATTATTGCCACGACAGAAGAAACCTACGAGGAACTAAAAGGCAAAATGTATGAAGCTGCCACAGAAGCATTAGGTATATAATGGAAAGCTACAAGAAAGTAATAACTGGTGGATTGTTACAGAAGTGACagaaattatatcttaaatggtTGGACACGAACAATGCTATAGCTAGATATAGATATACagccaaaaaagaaataaaaaactgaaaaataaaGCATAGAACACGAAATGTGCAAACATAAACTCTAAAATAGGAACGAATTCATGTAGACCAGTACAATAAAGATGTAATGAGGAAAGTTGGCAGAAGAAAAAAGCAATAAAGGCAATGCATTCGATTCCGTGGAATAACAACCTAACGAtacaaacaaagaaaaacatttttagggCCATTATAGAACCATTAATGACGTATGGGTCAGAAGTATGGGTGAGAGACAAAGACACAACTCGAAGACTGCTAGCATCAGAGATGATGTTTTGGAAAAGATGCTGCCAAAGAACCATGTTGACAAAAAGCAAAACAGGTAGGCCTAGGAAAAAATCGATACAGAATATCAATATGGAGATGGAGAGGAGAGGACTGGTGAAGGTGACTAGAatgataagaataaaaaaatgtatgttagATTGGAGCgtaaaactatatatattatatattctttaaaagaatataaatcgtttatttaagaaattacATCAGATAAACACGTCTTTAGGCCTTAAGAGTCGATGCGTTGAAGGTTAAAAGATGGGACGAAACGAGAACTTGAAGTTAAACGCCAATTAACCGGGAACAGTTCCTGGTCTAATGAAGGTGAATCGTACACGCTTTGGGGATTCTCGGGCGGAGAAGTTCCCTTCTTGGTCGGCTTCCTCGGAAGGGGGGACGGAATGAGACGACTTGCTAAAATCTTAACATCGGCCAATTAGAAACAGGGCTAATTCGATTTCGCCAAGTTCCCCGTTGTGTCTCCGACCCTCCAGACAAGTTACACGACCGAGGCCACTTTGCATTTCCAGAAACTTTAGGTCGTTCGAATATTTCTAACACTAATTTATCGAAAACTTATAAActacatcatttttaattcattattttctgtgtcacttttttaattagtatttTACCAGGGAAAAGCTGGCCAATACAATAAACTCACAAAAAAACTCAAAACATAGCTTAAACAGTTTACCATATTCTTAAAAACATGAAGctttaaaaagtcgtatcttCCGTATTTAtaggaactaagaaatgatttatatcttgaattaaagctgaaattaCTCTCTTTAAGGGCATATAAAGATTTATAAGATtgtcaataaaattttgaagaaaccacgtttttaagataaatctaaaaattgctcgttttagaaaatttcttcaaaaacgtaaaaatttaataaatcgtatctTCCGTATTGATAGGatctaagaaatgatttatatcttgaattaaagctgaaattaCTCTCTTTAAGGACATATaacgatttataaaattgtccataaaatttagaagaaaccacgtttttaagataaccctaaaaatttttctttttagaaaatttcttcaaaaacgtcaaactttaataaatcgtattttctgtatttataggaattgagaaatgatttatatcttgaattaaagctgaaattaCCCTCTTTAAGGACATATAAAGATTTATAAGATTGTCCataaaatttagaagaaaccacttttttaagataaacctaaaaattgcttgttttagaaaatttcttcaaaaacgtCGAAATTTAATGAATCGTATCTTCCGTATTGAtaggaactaagaaatgatttatatcttgaattaaagctgaaattaCTCTCTTTAAGCATATATAAAGATTTATAAGATCGTCCATAAAATTTCGAAGAAAACATAATCATAAAGATTGCTCGTTTtagaacatattttcaaaaacgttaaactttaataaatcgtattttccgtatttataggaattgagaaatgatttatatcttgaattaaagctgaaattaTCCTCTTTAAGGACATATAAAGATTTATAAGATTATCCataaaatttagaagaaaccacttttttaagataaacctaaaaattgtttgttttagaaaatttcttcaaaaacgtCGAAATTTAATGAATCGTATCTTCCGTATTGAtaggaactaagaaatgatttatatcttgaattaaagctgaaattaCTCTCTTTAAgcatatataaaaatttataagatCGTCCATAAAATTTCGAAGAAAACATAATCATAAAGATTGCTCGTTTtagaacatattttcaaaaacgttaaactttaataaatcgtattttccgtatttataggaattaagaaatgatttatatcttgaattaaagctgaaattaTGCTCTTTAAGGACATATAAGGATTTATAAGATTGTCCataaaatttagaagaaacGACTATTTAAGCTAAACCTAAAAATTGCTGGTTTTAGAACTTTTCTTTCAAAACgtcaaactttattaaatcgtatcttccgcatttataggaactaagaaatgattcaTATCTCGAATTTAAGCTGAAATTGTTCGCCTTAAGCACATATAAAGATTTTGAAGATCGTCCataaaatttagaagaaaacaattttttaagataaaccTAAAAATTGCTCGTTTTAGaacttttctttaaaaacgtcaaactttaataaatcgtatcttccgcatttataggaactaagaaatgattcaTATCTCGAATTTAAGCTGAAATTGTCCTCTTTAAGCacatataaagatttttaagatcgtccataaaattttgtagaaaacaatttttgaagataaaccTAAAAATTGCTGGTTTTAGAACTTTTCTTTCAAAACgtcaaactttattaaatcgtatcttccgcatttataggaactaagaaatgattcaTATCTCGAATTTAAGCTGAAATTGTCCTCTTTAAGCacatataaagatttttaagatcgtccataaaattttgtagaaaacaatttttaaagataaacctAAAATTGCTGGTTTTAGAACTTTTCtttcaaaacgtcaaattttgatAAACCGTATCTTAAGCATTTAtaggaactaagaaatgatttatatctcgaATTTAAGCTGAAATTGTCCTCTTTAAGCacatataaagatttttaagatcgtccataaaattttgaagaaaacaattttttaagataaaccTAAAAATCGCTGGTTTTAGACTTTTCtttcaaaacgtcaaattttgatAAACCGTATTTTCAGCATTTAtaggaactaagaaatgatttatatctcgaATTTAAGCTGAAATTGTCCTCTTTATGCACATATAAAGAGTTTTAAGATCGTCCATAAAATTTagtagaaaacaatttttgaagataaaccCAAAAATTGCTGGTTTTAGAACTTTTCTTTCAAAACgtcaaactttattaaatcgtatcttccgcatttataggaactaagaaatgattcaTATCTCGAATTTAAGCTGAAATTGTCGTCTTTAAAAGCACATATAAAGATTTGGATGATCGTCCataaaatttagaagaaaacaattttttaagataaaccTAAAATTGCTGGTTTTAGAACTTTTCtttcaaaacgtcaaattttgataaaccgtatcttccgcatttATACGAACTAAGAAATAATTCATATCTCGAATTTAAGCTGAAATTGTCCTCTTTAAGCacatataaagatttttaagatCGTCCataaaatttagaagaaaacaTAATCATAAGAATTGCtcgttttaaaacatttctttaaaaacgtcaaactttaataaatcgtatctTCCGTATTTATAGgaactaagaaataatttatacctcgaattaaagctgaaatcgCCTTCTTTAAGTACATATAAAGATATATAAGATCGTCCAtacaattttgaagaaaacataATCATAAGAATTGCTCGTTTTAGAACAATTCTTCAAAAACGtgaaactttaataaatcgtatctTCCGTATtcataggaattaagaaatgatttatacctcgaattaaagctgaaatcaCCCTCTTTAAGCacatataaaactttttatgatcgcccataaaattttgaaaaaaacatAATCAGAAAAGTTGCTTGTTTTAgaacatttctttaaaaacatcaaattttaataaatcgtatctTCCGTATTTAtaggaactaagaaatgattcatatctcgaattaaagctaaaatcgCCCTCTTTAAGCacatataaaactttttaatatcgtccataaaatttagaaaaaaacaatgttttaaGCCACCACTTACCATGATTTTGTTCGTTTTTCGTTGAATTCGAGCTCGATTTATCCTCCTGAATCTTCCTCATTTGCTTCTTATGTTTCATCCGTCGATTTTGAAACCAAGTTTTCACCTGCGTCTCACTTAAACTTAAAGCTCCCGCCAATTCCACCCTTTCCGGCGTCGATAAATATCTTTGAGCTGCGAATCGTTTTTCTAAAcctgtttttttaaaacaataataatcaaatgatttttttaatataaatctaaTCAACCTGTTAATTGAGGGTCACTAAAAACCGTCCTAGCTTTTCTTCTTCTACAATGTTTTAAAGCGTTTAAGGAAATTTCAGCTGATGAAGAACCGAATAATGCGTGGTGAAAAGGAATTCCTTAAATAACATCAATAAcgttaataattctttttagtttttttttaggattttaCCTTGTGTTAGAAAATAAGGATCTGTCATTGAATTTTTGTAAGGCGTTTGAAGGTAAGCTCCTAAAGCGCCCATTACTTGAATATATTGGTTTTCACCGCTTTGGATCCCTTGCATACTACAACTTAATCCGTTTTGTATCATTGACCCCGGTTGGAAATAACCATAATTTCCGGAAGATGATTTTTCGGAGGTTAATCGCTTTTCCTCCCTTGTAATTGGGTGGTGATAAACGTCGTCGGATTTTGAAGTGTATATCTTATCGGAGCCGGATTCGTCCGATTTCTGTCTGTATAAAATGTCCTCGATTAAAAACGAGGTTCTATTTTGGTAGTTTTGACTCAAATTCGATGAATCCAATTCGTTTTGAGTCGAAAATTCGCTTGCATGGTGATCCatcttataaattattaacccCAAAAATCCAATGTTGCATTAAATCGTCCCAAAATGATTGAAATCGATTATTACCTTTGATTGCTTGTTGGGAAAGTAACGAGTTTTAAtctaaaaagataaaaagaaatcgtcgatcatctcaagaactaaaagtgatttttcaaaacggcttgttgcattaaaaagaggatactttaattaataattggtgaaatttccacaaggatccttcaagaaattaaatttagagcgaattttgaaagttatcgatgaaaattgcaacatcgaaaatttgatcaaaacttcaaaaattgttttctcaaaaactaaaagttatttttcaaaacgtgttggttcattgaaaagagaacacttttattaatactttggcaaattttcatactcatattccaagaaatcgattttatacgaatttttaaaacttaatcggcgaaaattgcaaaattcgaaaaaattttcgatcgtttcaaaaatgtatttctcaagaactgaaagtgatttttcaaaacggctttttgcattaaaaaggggatgctttaattaataattggtgatatttccacaagtatccttcaagaaattaattttatagcgaattttgaaagttatcgattaaaattgcaacatcgaaaatttgatcaaaacttcaaatattgttttctcaaaaactaaaagttatttttcaaaacgggttggtccattggaaagaggacattttaattaacaatttgatTCATATTCACATTCAATacaatggattttatacaaatttataaaGCAAATTAAATACTAAGgacatttttaaacttttgttGAAGTTCAATGATTTGTGATAAATAgcttttttggaaaattattgtGAAACTCTCAccgtttattaattaaagcatccccTTTTTAGAAatcaagtccgttttgaaaaatctcgtttcgtttttgagatattaatgttttaatccaattcgattttaatatttttaaatttttattgattaagtttaataatttgtgaaaaatcgcttttttggaaaattattatgaaactctcaccgtttattaattaaagcatccccTTTTTAGAAatcaagtccgttttgaaaaatctcgtttcgtttttgagatattaatggTTTAATCCAattcgattttaatatttttaacttcttattgattaagtttaataatttgtgaaaaatcgcttttttggaaaattatatTGAAACTCGcatcgtttattaattaaagcatccccTTTTTAGAAATcgagtccgttttgaaaaatctcgtttcgtttttgagatattaatgttttaatccaattcgattttaatatttttaatttcttattgattaagtttaataatttgtgaaaaatcgcttttttggaaaattattatgaaactctcaccgtttattaattaaagcatccccTTTTTAGAAatcaagtccgttttgaaaaatctcgtttcgtttttgagatattaatgttttaatccaattcgattttaatattcttaaattcTTATTGATTAAGTTTAacaatttgtgaaaaatcgcttttttggaaaattattatgaaactcgcatcgtttattaattaaagcatccccTTTTTAGAAatcaagtccgttttgaaaaatctcgtttcgtttttgagatattaacgcTTTAATCCAattcgattttaatatttttaacttcttattgattaagtttaataatttgtgaaaaatcgcttttttggaaaattatatTGAAACTCGcatcgtttattaattaaagcatccccTTTTTAGAAATcgagtccgttttgaaaaatctcgtttcgtttttgagatattaatgttttaatccaattcgattttaatatttttaatttcttattgattaagtttaataatttgtgaaaaatcgcttttttggaaaattattatgaaactctcaccgtttattaattaaagcatccccTTTTTAGAAatcaagtccgttttgaaaaatctcgtttcgtttttgagatattaatgttttaatccaattcgattttaatattcttaaattcTTATTGATTAAGTTTAacaatttgtgaaaaatcgcttttttggaaaattattatgaaactcgcatcgtttattaattaaagcatccccTTTTTAGAAatcaagtccgttttgaaaaatctcgtttcgtttttgaaatattaatgtttcaatccaattcgattttaatatttttagatttttattgattaagtttaataatttgtgaaaaatcggttttttggaaaattattatgaaactCTCACCGTTTATGAATTAAATCATCCCCTTTTTAGAAATCAAGTCCGTTTTGAGAAATCTCGTtccgtttttgaaatattaatgttttaatccaattcgattttaatattcttaaattcTTATTGATTAAGTTTAacaatttgtgaaaaatcgcttttttggaaaattattatgaaactctcaccgtttattaattaaagcatccccTTTTTAGAAAtcaaatccgttttgaaaaatctcgtttcgtttttgagatattaatgttttaatccaattcgattttaagattctaaaatttttatcgataaagtttaataatttgtaaaaaattgcttttttggaaaattattatgaaactctcaccgtttattaattaaagcatccccTTTTTAGAAatcaagtccgttttgaaaaatcccgtttcgtttttgagatactaaTGTTTTAATCCAattcgattttaatattttaaaattcttattgattaagtttaataatttgtgaaaaatcgctttttcggaaaattattatgaaactctcaccgtttattaattaaagcatccccTTTTTAGAAatcaagtccgttttgaaaaatctcgtttcgtttttgagatattaaccttttaattgaattcgattttaacatttctaattttttattgattaagcttaataatttgtgaaaaatcggttttttggaaaattattatgaaactCTCACCGTTTATTAACTAAAGCAT
This genomic interval carries:
- the LOC111420241 gene encoding brain-specific homeobox protein, whose amino-acid sequence is MDHHASEFSTQNELDSSNLSQNYQNRTSFLIEDILYRQKSDESGSDKIYTSKSDDVYHHPITREEKRLTSEKSSSGNYGYFQPGSMIQNGLSCSMQGIQSGENQYIQVMGALGAYLQTPYKNSMTDPYFLTQGIPFHHALFGSSSAEISLNALKHCRRRKARTVFSDPQLTGLEKRFAAQRYLSTPERVELAGALSLSETQVKTWFQNRRMKHKKQMRKIQEDKSSSNSTKNEQNHETPVDFSSRPNETQKSTSTQYGRQTTSSINSHDSDLSECESDIDIVGDAKAAPYSFKGA